A portion of the Cryptomeria japonica chromosome 5, Sugi_1.0, whole genome shotgun sequence genome contains these proteins:
- the LOC131043960 gene encoding putative UPF0481 protein At3g02645 yields the protein MITPEWSLITYPIPEGPRLPLEAPSKFNFNQPGFGGVRVTSFLELWIRLIYLQVRDGLRENNELEEEERELRICVFNVPKELLVMKTEAYIPQSVSIGPYHQWRPELYEMESSGFANGVGRLLCSRVLAILCEAGGQNKPLLSAEAEERLCNLLTLACKELLPFMFKMPETSKLQIKDRRHILEVLYYSLVSVAPKVDSFRSAVEMEEQPLPDRTNVQKALNLPWKALSALNVRPIERIFQGRVVQFVIKLPLRLVSALGNLPVLRVLKGPILVIFNSFSAEKTDRDGTGEDDSYVEIPPTRDELDIASISSLYSAGLKFLPTDGDLTTIRFDQKTATLYFPKVKLDANSEVVLRNLVAFEASASPGAFIFTRYTDLMNGMIDSAEDVRLLRTSGIIYNYLESDGKAASMWNGMGKCVKLTKVKQLDEVIAEVNKFYSRKWSVAVEKCLKTYVFDSWKFLTLSAALILLALTCLQAFCSAYDCKKWFSDTDFTDDSERLSKKFL from the exons ATGATTACTCCTGAATGGTCTCTGATTACGTATCCTATTCCAGAAGGGCCTAGATTGCCtctggaagcaccatcaaagtttaattttaacCAGCCAGGCTTTGGAGGGGTCCGGGTGACATCCTTTCTGGAGTTGTG GATACGGTTGATATACCTTCAAGTCAGAGATGGTCTTCGCGAAaacaatgaattagaagaagaagagagagaattgcgCATATGCGTGTTCAACGTCCCAAAGGAATTGCTGGTAATGAAGACAGAAGCATACATTCCACAGTCTGTTTCTATCGGGCCATATCACCAGTGGAGACCTGAGCTATACGAGATGGAGAG CTCTGGCTTTGCTAATGGCGTTGGACGCCTCCTTTGTTCTCGAGTGCTTGCAATTCTATGCGAAGCAGGCGGACAAAACAAGCCA CTGCTTTCTGCAGAGGCAGAGGAGAGGCTCTGCAATCTGCTGACACTTGCGTGCAAAGAATTGTTGCCTTTCATGTTCAAAATGCCGGAGACTTCAAAGCTCCAGATAAAAGATCGGAGACACATACTCGAAGTGCTCTATTACTCGCTTGTCTCCGTCGCCCCCAAAGTTGATTCTTTTCGCAGTGCCGTTGAAATGGAAGAGCAGCCGCTGCCGGATAGGACTAATGTCCAGAAAGCTTTGAATTTGCCATGGAAGGCGCTCTCTGCTCTCAATGTCCGCCCCATTGAACGGATATTTCAGGG GAGGGTCGTCCAGTTCGTAATAAAGCTGCCTTTACGCCTTGTTTCCGCTCTCGGAAACCTGCCGGTTCTTAGGGTTTTGAAGGGGCCGATTCTCGTCATCTTCAATTCTTTTTCCGCAGAGAAAACTGACCGGGACGGCACAGGCGAGGACGATTCTTATGTGGAAATTCCTCCTACACGAGACGAGCTGGATATCGCGTCCATTTCCAGCTTATATTCAGCCGGACTAAAATTCCTTCCCACGGACGGAGACCTTACCACAATACGCTTCGACCAGAAGACTGCCACACTGTACTTTCCCAAGGTTAAATTAGATGCTAATTCAGAAGTGGTTCTCAGAAACCTGGTGGCTTTTGAAGCTTCGGCGAGCCCCGGGGCTTTCATCTTTACTCGCTACACGGATTTAATGAACGGAATGATCGACAGCGCGGAAGATGTTCGATTGCTCCGAACCAGCGGGATTATTTATAATTACTTAGAAAGCGACGGAAAGGCTGCGAGCATGTGGAATGGCATGGGTAAATGCGTGAAATTGACCAAAGTTAAGCAATTGGATGAGGTCATAGCTGAGGTTAATAAGTTCTACAGCAGGAAATGGAGTGTTGCTGTGGAGAAGTGCCTGAAAACTTATGTGTTTGATTCTTGGAAATTCTTGACTCTCTCGGCTGCGCTTATACTTCTCGCTCTCACATGTTTGCAGGCCTTCTGCTCTGCGTATGACTGTAAGAAATGGTTTAGCGACACTGATTTTACTGATGATTCTGAGCGACTGAGTAAAAAATTCCTCTGA